The following is a genomic window from candidate division WOR-3 bacterium.
GTTTCAATCCTTGTTTTAGTGGATACATCATCATAACCGCACTTTCTTCGTAACAGTTTGAATTTCTGTCATCTCTTTCGTTTTTTCTCCGGCTCTTTTTCCCAAAATTACACCTTCAAAATGGCGTCGCAAAACGCAAAAATAGCCGTTTCTGCAGAGTTTCGCAAATGTAAGTTCCTGTTTTTCTTTAAAATAGAAGAGCGCCATCTTAAACGCAAATATTTTTATAACAGCAGTCAACACATCTATTAGGGAATTTCGTCTTTGCCGGATAATAACCTTTTTGAATTATTCGAAAGATTTCATCAATCACGCCCAAAATATAAGCAAAATCGTCTGGTTTGTAAAGCACCTCTTTTAGCAAAGCGCCATTACGCACATAGCAGATGTAGCCTTTAACAACCGGTTTCTGATAGGTCTCCTGAATGAGCATCGCATAGACGACCGACTGGTATTTATGAGTACGAAACAGGTATTCCCGGTATTCGGTGTATTTGTAGTCCAGTGGTGCCATCGTGCCATCGGCAAAAGTGAGGACCTCATCAACCACGCCCCGAACCCGAATTCGGGGTGAAGCAAGATAGACATTGATTTCCTTTTTGATACAGGCAATCCTTTTTCGCAAATAGTCCCGATTCTCCTTTGCCCGATTTTCGTGAATCTCTCTGCCCTTGAGCACCAGATATCGTAAATCCTCGTTCTGGGGTATCTTCAGGCAGTTCATAAAGTAAGTAAATCGGGGGCAAAATAGATGTTCAACCACATCCGAGGTTGTTATCATCGGTGTGCGTTCGGTATCAAAATCTATTAAGCCTGTCTCAATCTCACCGCTCATAGAAATAGCGCCTTAACCTCATCCGAGACCAGTTCCCGGTCAAATGCCTGACCTAAAAGTTGCACTTTTTTGAAATCCTCCTCGCACATCGGAAAGATGTAAACTGAATCTACTGCCGGGTCAATAATGTCGTCACAAATCGCCTTCAGTTCGGCAATCTGGGTGCGGTTGAGTTTACCAAGAAAGGCGCTCTTCTGCACCCGATATAGCCCTTTGTTTTTGCAGGCACGGGCAATTCTGCCCCGTGTTTTGTTGTTGGTAATATCGTAGATTACCCAGACAAGATTATCCTGATTCATCTTCCCGTGACAGAAGGTTATTGGCAATCTTGTGGCAGTCAAACTGGATAATGTCTGCCCGTTTGATGTTCCTGCCGCAGTAACGAATGGACTCGTCAAGAAAGCGGGTGAAAGCCTCAATCAAAACCGCCTTACCCTCTTTGTTCAAAGTGTAGCCGTTCTCTAATCGGTCAAAATGCTCCTTCTTTACCTTGCGTGCGGCAAAGAGATTTATAACCACCTCATCCGCCCAAGCCCGGTAGTTTTCGATTATGTCAAAAACCAGCGACTTCTTGTTGTAATTGTCGGTATGCAAAATGCCAACATAAGGGTCAAGACCGGCAATAACACAGGCTCTTTCCACCCGAGAATAAAGGATGCCATAGGCATAATTAAGGAGCGCATTGAACTCATCCTTTGCCGGATTGCGACTCCTACCCTCAAACTTATAATCCTCGGGCATAAGAAAACTGAGCGCCTCAAAGTAAATCCTGCCGCCGCTGCCTTCAATACCCATAATTGTGCCTCGCTTCTCATCAACTGTTCCGGTCAAAGTGTCCAGTTGCTGCCGACAGTTTGCAAGTTTCTCAATATAGGCGGTGATTTCGGCAGACTTACGGGTGCGGGTCGTTCGCAACTTCTTCAAAAGTTCTATTTGGTTATCAAACTTGCGCTTCACCCAGGAAAGGGCAAGATTGAACCCGTCTTCGGTTTCGGCGATTGCCAGTTGCCGGCGCCTGATTTCGGTTGTGCTGCCAAAACGGCTGTGCCAGATGCGGGCGAAAGGTTCGCCGAACTCGTCAATAAAGATGATGTCAATATTGTGGTCAATCGCCAGTTTAATCGCATCGGTTGTCAGATAAGCGGCGGTTGATATGAGAATTGAAGAAACCTTGGAGCAGGCGATATCGTAAACTTTATCCTCTGCCTTAACCCGGAAACAGTCGCCCTGCCGCTGCAGATAGGCACCGTAGGTGTTGATGACCAGGTTCATAAGGAGTTTATAGAGTTTTTCCTTAGATAACTTGAAAAACCCATAATCATCTTTGATATTTCATCAGCCGTTTGATACAGAGTTTCAAACTCATTTCGCACAATATATTTCTGGTCAAGGGCAACATAAAGAGCTGCCATACCTTTATAACTTCAAACCTATTTATCTTTGCCATTTCATTACTTCTCACGACTCAACAACTCTATAAACTCCCAACTCTTAAACTCTTTTTAATCGTCCCGAACCCTCTTGATACCGATTTTCCCAGACCCCAGTAGTCAGGAATCTCAAAATTGACCACAAACTCGCCTAAAAATCCAAGCATCGGTGTGCCTTTCAAGGTAGCACGAATTTCTTTCATACTCAAGGTTGCTCTTAAGTCATTCTCCACGACATACCCCAACCCCTTGGACATTGAAAGAATGTTACCAATCAACGCACGCTTTAAAATTTCATCTCGTTTGTCGGAGTTGACATATATTTGAAAATTTCTCTCGTTAAGAGCCAACCACGGAGTAATGAATACATATCTATACTCTTCGTCTGTCGAACCAAAAGAAACAGTGGTCATCTGTAAACCCGGTTCGTAGAACTCTAAGCGATTCGATACCAATTTAAGGTTGATTATTGTATTCTGGATGGTTGTAAGTAACGCAATCCCCTCTTCAATAATGACAATATAAGCTATTCCGTCTATAACCTTAAATTGGATTCGGGGATAGGTGTAAAGAAACCCGTTATCTAAATGATGATGAAATAAAGGGTTGTCAGGAAAAAGGCGACCGAGATATCCCCGGATTACTGCAGCTTCATAGGGCTTCAAAGGACGCGATGCCGGAATTTTTAGGGTAGCTACCGCCAGAGTCCTCATATATTATTAATCCTATACAATAATTGTGCGCCCTCCATTTCTCACCATTTTCAGCACAGGAAGTTGCCATTCATCTGGCAAGGCTATAACCCTTAGCATCTGCTCTTCCTGGGATTTTGCCACTACACCACGCGCGATTGTCGCGTTATCGACTATGGGATATGGGAACATATTTACCATAACTCCCCTAAAAACCTTAGTTATTAAAGGGTCAACGGGATGGGAGGCTGTTTGTTCTTTTTCAAATACCCCGACAATTTCCAACTCTTCAAGATGAAGGCGTGCCTTACCACGGAATGAGCCAAGACGAATAAGGCTGGGAAAAACAACATCCGTCTTGGAAATCAAAAAACCTTTGAATTCTGCCTCCGGCGGAAGATAGTTTAGTATCTCAGCCTTTAAGACTTCACCCCTCTTTGTTTGTGCAACAAAACCATCGTTTTCACCTTTAGTCCATTCTGGCAAGTATTTCAACGGAGTTGTTAACCTGGCCGGGGTAAAATAAAACTTATCAGAAGCAAGCGAGTTTTTATACCGCGGGGTATTTCTGCCACCATTATGCTCGCCAATTACATAAGATTGGTGTTGGGGGTCCAGCCCCGTGACCTCAGGCGAAATTACAGCAGTTACGGCAAAATTAATTGCAGTGGCGTGGAGATAATGGGGTGTATATGCCGCAGACAGACCCTCCCGGGCGTAAAATAATGGGTCGAGGAGATAAATAGAGCAGGCAAAAACCTTCATTTTGATGACTCTTCTTACTCTTTTTCTGCTTCAGCCGTCACCTTTTGTTTTTTCTTACCTTGCCCCCCTTCCCCTTCGGGTAGTATTTTGATAATTGCATCAGCAACTTTACGAAAAGAATCCTCAACAGGTGGGAGCTGTAAATCTTTAATGTTGTTTAAGTCGGCTGGCATCTCTTGCACTATGTCGTAAGAAGAAAGCATCTCTCTATCACTTAATACATAACCGATTATTTCAGTCTTCACCTTACCCCATTCCCTGGTTGATGCCCCCAAGCGAGTAAGCCTATTCAGGTTGTCAACCAAAATAGCAGTCAGCTCTTTGGTGGGGTCTCGTAAAGTAACGACACCAATAAATTCGGTCTCAGTGGGTACTTTTACAATCGTCATCAGTGCTTGCCCTGTAGTTAATGTTTCCTCGTCAACAGCATTTGCCGTGTAAGCAGATATATCTTTTACTTCTGTTTGCGAGATGAATGTTTCACCTAAAACCCTCGATAACAGGTTATAACTCGACTTTGTTTTAGATGTTTCACCGGTACCGCCGAATAAGAGGCAAGCAGGACACTTCATACAGAGATTGTCCTTTAAATAACATTTAGAATCCTGAGGGATATTTAACTCCCGTTGTTTTTCCATAACCATTCTGCGCAGTTTGCCTTTAACCTTTCGCCAAGGGATAATGAATCGGGTCCCGAGTTTTTTGTAGGTGAAAGTTAAGACCTCCTCGGGTTCATTGGAGCGGATTATCGCATCGTCCAGAAGTGTTATCTTTACTACCAGTTGAAGATAACGGCCCCGCGGCAATACCTTTATATCATTAAAAAAGCCCATTGCGTTAGTCATTTATGACCTCCTTTAGGTTTTGGTACCTCGTTAAAATAAAGATTGCAGAAAGCAGTGAGTTCTTGGCCTTCAAGAAGTCGCTTAAATCGCTCTTACGGATTGCGTAATAGCGTTTAAGGATTTCCTTGGCTTTTTTAACAAAGTTACTCAATTCACCTTGTTCTTCTTGACCGATTTTAACCGATAAATTCCGCATAAACCTTTCCATCGCCATATCAAAAGATAATCCTGCCATAATGGCATCAAGAGCCTGTGCAACGGGTTTCCCTGCCTTATGCTTAGACAAATCTTTCCAGAACTCGCCTCTTTTTTCAGGTTCCACACAAAAATGTGGGATCCCTTTTTCTTTGTCGGCAAAAAATGCCGCGTCTTTTAAAAGATTGTCCATAGTTAGTTCACCTCCTTCTATAATTTTTAAGTTTGCCATCTTTAACGCCTTAATTAACCACGAGGCGTATAATTCAAACTGCTCTTTGGTAAACCTCTTTTTTCCCTTACCTTCTCCTATGTCAGCCAATGACATTAGAACGGTACTCGGTGAATTAAGAATCAAATTCCGAGCGAAGACAAATTGCTTTTGTGTTTTGCCAATAATATTTGCCAGCAGAATCGTCGCCAGAGAAAGGTAATAATTTTCGCCCCTCTCATCAGTTAAGACATCTTCACCAAAAAGCCCAACTTGCTCTTCTGCACCTATTGAAACCTTAAAACCAAGGTATTTCATTATGTGATACAAAGGTTCGTACTTTGCCTTTAAGTCTTTGGGGCTATATTCTTCTATCGCAATATCTCTCCCTATTACAAATAAAATTCCGCTGTCGCTCTGCAATATCGGTTCTTTTGTCAACTCATCTATATCCCTCTCGGTGCCGATAGGAATTTCTATTCGGTCAGGAAAGGGCAGGTTGTTCAATTCGGGAATTTTTCTGAAATTAGTAATCTGCCGTGGATTTCTCACCCCAGCAGCCACCATTGCTATAAGCCTTTTTATTCCCTGATAGTGTAAAAGCATATCCGGGACTTTAGTTTCAAGTCTTAAATAGATACGATTCTGATTACTTCGAACATCTCGCCTAAGGGTAAGATTGTCAAACCCGCACAAGCCACAGATTGCACGATAGTCATACTTTGCCTTTATTTGAGAAAACGACTGGGGACTCTGTGATAGATTTAATGCCGGTTGCATTTTTTGGGAAACTGGACAGCCGCATCTTTCACATACCCCTCTTTCAGCATTGGATGTTTTTTTGTAATTGCGATATCTCTCAAAACACAATTCGGCCAGCCCGCGAAAATCGGTTTCTTCGTCCATTGAGAGACTAACTGAAATGTAATCTTCAAGATCTGAATTATGCTCTTTTTCTTGGGTCCGTGCAGCAGCCTCCAATATTTCAAATAGTTCAATAGGTTCCAGCGTTGCCAGTTCAGTTTTCTTGCCTACAGGTAAGTTTAAATTCGGAGGGAATAAATCCACAACCCGCGCTCCGTCAAAAAGAGGGTCGATCATTTGTCTATTAACTTTTTCCGGAGGCTCTTTTTTGGTAAACTTTTTGAACAACGCCTTGCTAAATCTGTGTGCACTGGTACTATTTGCACTCTCGATTACACCAAGTATCCAGGGATTATTGAGTTCACCTTTTATTAACCTTTTCGTCAGTCTATCTGGAATCAAATTGCGGGCAGATAAAATGTCTCTCGCCAATTTAAAAAATACTACCGCCTTCTGGTCTCTATTTCCAAGGGCATTAAGTATTTGTTCCTTATTGCATGTTAAAAATACATCCGGATATTCTCTTGAAAGAAGAGTCAAAAAGTCGCCGGTGTAGTTTGATGGAAGTTTTTGCAGGGAAAGCGACCCCTTTATTATTTCTTCATTAATTTTCTTAACGCAACCAACTTTTTCAGGCAGCGCTGTTTTAGGTTTAGAACTAAATATAGCACCATTTTCAAAAGTTCTCAGGAGAAGCCACCCTTTCTCTTTATAAGATTGAATCAAAATATCTACAACTTTGAATGTCGTGGGAGAAGCAAAACGCGAAAAAGAGAAGTAGGTGAAATCTATTTTATCTCTATACAATTCCCGAAGGCGATAAAGGGTATCAAAAGCGATAGTTTCCATTGAAGCGATATAATCGGCAGTTCTCAATAAATTGGTAAAGAAAGAGGCACCAGGAGTGCGGATTTCACTTAAATCGTGTTCGGCAACGCTATGGTGTGTGTGTATGATATCTCGTATTTTTTTTATCTTTTCCTCGGGAATAGCATCCAGGATTCCAGCATTTTTAAAATACAGCTTCAAATCCTCCAACTCTATACGATGTGTAACCAGGCTTTCATTATTTTTTAACTTTCTCTGGTTTTCATCTCTCATTTTCCCTATGTCATGCACAAGACAAGCGACCTCTATGTCTTCTTTTTCCTCTTCATCAAGAGATGGACAGAGTTTGGCAAGGTTCTTAAAGATAGACCAGACCGCAAAGTGATGCGCATACAGTAATTCGCCGTTGGACTTTGCCCAATATCCAAATTGAGGGTTTAATATTTTTATAACTTCCTCAATTTTCATGTCTGCCACCATAGAAGACATAGTGGTCTTTTGCCAATATCCGGAGTTCATTTCTGCCCTCATCATAAACAACATTCGGCCTTGAAGAGTATTCTCGTGCCAGTTTTCCGGTTAATACTCCCCAGAACGGGAACAGCTTGTCTCTTAATAATATAGTTTCCCATTCAGATTCCGGAATCCTAAATTCCCTCAATGTCTCACCCTTTTCATCTTGAGATTTTCGTTGCCATTCGTATTCATAGTCATCGTCAATGTCATACATAGAAAAAAGTGCCTCGTGGTAAATAAAATACTTATTAAGTTCGGTGTCAAAAAGCAAAAAATTAAAATTCTTCCCGCGAAAACAATCGCCAAAAACCAAATCCTCACGGGGATTGGGAAATGCTTCCTTTAAAACTTCTTTTTCAAAAGATGTTCGCTCCCAGTTTTTCTTCCCTTTTATATAAGGCCGTAAATCTTTTGCTGTCAAAAGAACGGCCGTGCCTGCTTCTTTTCTTCCAACCCGTCCCAGTCTTTGAATCGCAGAGGTCCAATAACTGGCTTCAAATATCAAACTTTTAAAAGGCATATCTATTCCAACTTCTATGGCGGAAGTGCCCAACACAAAGGTCTTTTCGGTTATTGGATGTACTAAGTCCTTCTCCAATCCGCTCCATTCAACGATTTCTATCTCGTTAAAGTTCTGGTTTAGCAAATTGCGTTTTATATGCTGTAATCTGAATACACTGTCTGAAATATACGCCATTGGTTTAGGAAGTTCAACAATGAGCGATGTAATCTTCTCCAGTGT
Proteins encoded in this region:
- the cas1 gene encoding CRISPR-associated endonuclease Cas1; translated protein: MNLVINTYGAYLQRQGDCFRVKAEDKVYDIACSKVSSILISTAAYLTTDAIKLAIDHNIDIIFIDEFGEPFARIWHSRFGSTTEIRRRQLAIAETEDGFNLALSWVKRKFDNQIELLKKLRTTRTRKSAEITAYIEKLANCRQQLDTLTGTVDEKRGTIMGIEGSGGRIYFEALSFLMPEDYKFEGRSRNPAKDEFNALLNYAYGILYSRVERACVIAGLDPYVGILHTDNYNKKSLVFDIIENYRAWADEVVINLFAARKVKKEHFDRLENGYTLNKEGKAVLIEAFTRFLDESIRYCGRNIKRADIIQFDCHKIANNLLSREDESG
- the cas4 gene encoding CRISPR-associated protein Cas4; the encoded protein is MITTSDVVEHLFCPRFTYFMNCLKIPQNEDLRYLVLKGREIHENRAKENRDYLRKRIACIKKEINVYLASPRIRVRGVVDEVLTFADGTMAPLDYKYTEYREYLFRTHKYQSVVYAMLIQETYQKPVVKGYICYVRNGALLKEVLYKPDDFAYILGVIDEIFRIIQKGYYPAKTKFPNRCVDCCYKNICV
- the cas5d gene encoding type I-D CRISPR-associated protein Cas5/Csc1, translated to MKVFACSIYLLDPLFYAREGLSAAYTPHYLHATAINFAVTAVISPEVTGLDPQHQSYVIGEHNGGRNTPRYKNSLASDKFYFTPARLTTPLKYLPEWTKGENDGFVAQTKRGEVLKAEILNYLPPEAEFKGFLISKTDVVFPSLIRLGSFRGKARLHLEELEIVGVFEKEQTASHPVDPLITKVFRGVMVNMFPYPIVDNATIARGVVAKSQEEQMLRVIALPDEWQLPVLKMVRNGGRTIIV
- the cas2 gene encoding CRISPR-associated endonuclease Cas2, coding for MNQDNLVWVIYDITNNKTRGRIARACKNKGLYRVQKSAFLGKLNRTQIAELKAICDDIIDPAVDSVYIFPMCEEDFKKVQLLGQAFDRELVSDEVKALFL
- a CDS encoding HD domain-containing protein, encoding MNSGYWQKTTMSSMVADMKIEEVIKILNPQFGYWAKSNGELLYAHHFAVWSIFKNLAKLCPSLDEEEKEDIEVACLVHDIGKMRDENQRKLKNNESLVTHRIELEDLKLYFKNAGILDAIPEEKIKKIRDIIHTHHSVAEHDLSEIRTPGASFFTNLLRTADYIASMETIAFDTLYRLRELYRDKIDFTYFSFSRFASPTTFKVVDILIQSYKEKGWLLLRTFENGAIFSSKPKTALPEKVGCVKKINEEIIKGSLSLQKLPSNYTGDFLTLLSREYPDVFLTCNKEQILNALGNRDQKAVVFFKLARDILSARNLIPDRLTKRLIKGELNNPWILGVIESANSTSAHRFSKALFKKFTKKEPPEKVNRQMIDPLFDGARVVDLFPPNLNLPVGKKTELATLEPIELFEILEAAARTQEKEHNSDLEDYISVSLSMDEETDFRGLAELCFERYRNYKKTSNAERGVCERCGCPVSQKMQPALNLSQSPQSFSQIKAKYDYRAICGLCGFDNLTLRRDVRSNQNRIYLRLETKVPDMLLHYQGIKRLIAMVAAGVRNPRQITNFRKIPELNNLPFPDRIEIPIGTERDIDELTKEPILQSDSGILFVIGRDIAIEEYSPKDLKAKYEPLYHIMKYLGFKVSIGAEEQVGLFGEDVLTDERGENYYLSLATILLANIIGKTQKQFVFARNLILNSPSTVLMSLADIGEGKGKKRFTKEQFELYASWLIKALKMANLKIIEGGELTMDNLLKDAAFFADKEKGIPHFCVEPEKRGEFWKDLSKHKAGKPVAQALDAIMAGLSFDMAMERFMRNLSVKIGQEEQGELSNFVKKAKEILKRYYAIRKSDLSDFLKAKNSLLSAIFILTRYQNLKEVIND
- the cas7d gene encoding type I-D CRISPR-associated protein Cas7/Csc2; this translates as MTNAMGFFNDIKVLPRGRYLQLVVKITLLDDAIIRSNEPEEVLTFTYKKLGTRFIIPWRKVKGKLRRMVMEKQRELNIPQDSKCYLKDNLCMKCPACLLFGGTGETSKTKSSYNLLSRVLGETFISQTEVKDISAYTANAVDEETLTTGQALMTIVKVPTETEFIGVVTLRDPTKELTAILVDNLNRLTRLGASTREWGKVKTEIIGYVLSDREMLSSYDIVQEMPADLNNIKDLQLPPVEDSFRKVADAIIKILPEGEGGQGKKKQKVTAEAEKE